From Algoriphagus sp. NG3, the proteins below share one genomic window:
- a CDS encoding IPT/TIG domain-containing protein, with translation MKNSWIGLLICLVVVFACNENDEVVPRTSPRFSVTLVQEINSTGAEFLATVYDFGSDPIIEYGFVYSRGDEPRVFAGEVIKSSGQPEKSFRLVGDHSMMKGQTYYVAAFLRTDQAIIYSMAVPFVSQGSEGFIFKELMGGSEVYYGDTLTVIGEKFSTNLANYEVKVNGSVSEVIPIDDSKFKIIIPEQLGFGYTYDYDGKLVITIKILEKTLTVNSEIQFYDPVFYPSEREFRYEEDFYIKGEFLRDAEFRINLSDGASHYTLPIVSISDTLVVFKPDISFESLKPEFQIYIRGKFYQAKDIIRIQKTEINSGQNVKSGSIYSYINIKGSNFNSLRPNNNFFLSDVDGQQFYVQEASPNEIKIYVQTENLVPNPRFFKVWANNAGVKSTNFVTVENTEPILAYMGTHAFPFNAATEGRSVNWKNKGIWLLDGKITEVDPRSKTGRVLKNVDLKQGNIASSFAVIDQDVVYFSGLANTIANTPGKFYSYNLNTGILQEQPAVPSKASTPKSVFVSGGYLYYGGGYYLDEVDIQKVEESYKFNLSTRTWSSWNKKFPVSDYWDFETTFQYNGQIYGLVNEINDSDYIATRLMVFDKSSEDWVEVAKYPYLGYSNGNAAMPIGSSIYVLLGHTLRKINMSTYQQSAISGIYIYNRGYTGPPYLFLSHERIYYAAYNDYVLHEIDPTYIRE, from the coding sequence ATGAAAAATAGCTGGATAGGATTACTTATTTGTTTAGTCGTGGTTTTTGCCTGTAACGAAAATGATGAAGTAGTACCACGAACTAGTCCTAGGTTTAGCGTGACATTGGTTCAAGAGATCAATAGCACAGGGGCGGAGTTTTTAGCCACGGTCTATGACTTTGGTTCCGACCCGATCATAGAATATGGTTTTGTTTATAGTAGAGGTGATGAACCAAGAGTATTTGCAGGGGAAGTAATTAAATCTTCCGGACAACCGGAGAAGTCTTTTCGGCTGGTAGGAGACCATTCCATGATGAAGGGACAGACTTACTATGTGGCTGCTTTTCTCAGAACGGATCAGGCTATCATCTACTCAATGGCAGTTCCTTTTGTTAGCCAGGGATCAGAAGGGTTCATTTTTAAGGAATTAATGGGAGGGTCTGAAGTTTATTATGGAGATACATTGACTGTAATCGGCGAAAAATTCAGCACCAATTTGGCGAATTATGAAGTAAAGGTAAATGGATCTGTCTCAGAAGTAATTCCCATAGATGATTCTAAATTCAAAATAATCATCCCTGAACAGCTGGGTTTTGGATATACCTATGACTACGATGGTAAACTTGTAATTACAATCAAGATTTTGGAGAAGACTTTGACGGTCAATTCCGAGATTCAATTTTACGATCCTGTATTTTATCCCTCAGAGAGGGAGTTCAGGTATGAAGAGGATTTCTATATTAAAGGAGAGTTTTTGAGAGATGCTGAATTTAGGATAAATCTTTCAGACGGGGCTTCTCACTATACTTTGCCTATTGTGAGCATATCAGATACTCTAGTTGTATTTAAGCCAGACATAAGTTTTGAATCACTCAAGCCTGAATTTCAAATCTACATTAGAGGCAAGTTCTATCAAGCAAAAGATATTATCCGTATTCAGAAAACGGAAATCAATTCAGGTCAAAATGTAAAGTCCGGATCCATTTATTCATACATTAACATAAAAGGGAGCAATTTTAATTCTCTAAGACCTAACAATAATTTTTTCTTATCTGATGTGGATGGACAGCAATTTTATGTTCAGGAAGCGAGTCCTAATGAGATTAAGATTTATGTGCAGACGGAAAATCTGGTTCCAAATCCGCGGTTTTTTAAGGTTTGGGCCAATAACGCAGGGGTGAAATCTACAAATTTTGTTACAGTGGAAAATACGGAGCCTATATTGGCATATATGGGAACCCATGCGTTTCCTTTCAATGCTGCCACAGAGGGGCGATCGGTGAATTGGAAAAACAAAGGGATATGGCTCTTGGATGGAAAAATAACGGAAGTGGATCCCAGGTCAAAAACAGGCAGGGTTCTGAAAAATGTAGATTTAAAACAAGGGAATATTGCTTCTTCTTTTGCAGTGATTGATCAAGATGTAGTGTATTTTTCCGGTTTAGCCAACACTATAGCCAATACTCCAGGTAAATTCTATAGTTACAACCTGAATACAGGGATCCTACAAGAGCAGCCTGCGGTTCCGTCCAAGGCATCTACTCCCAAATCTGTTTTTGTTTCTGGGGGTTACCTGTATTATGGAGGAGGATATTATCTGGATGAAGTGGATATACAAAAAGTTGAAGAAAGCTATAAGTTCAATTTGTCCACCCGGACCTGGAGTAGTTGGAACAAGAAATTTCCGGTATCAGATTATTGGGATTTTGAAACAACATTCCAATACAATGGACAGATATATGGGTTAGTAAATGAGATCAATGATTCTGATTATATAGCCACAAGACTTATGGTTTTTGATAAATCATCAGAAGATTGGGTGGAAGTGGCCAAATATCCCTATTTAGGGTATTCCAATGGAAATGCAGCAATGCCTATAGGTAGCTCAATCTATGTTCTATTAGGGCATACGCTTCGCAAGATCAATATGTCCACCTACCAACAATCTGCTATTAGTGGGATTTACATATACAATAGGGGATATACTGGTCCCCCATATTTATTCCTTTCACATGAGAGGATTTACTATGCGGCCTACAATGATTACGTGTTGCATGAGATCGATCCAACATATATCAGGGAATAG
- the lon gene encoding endopeptidase La, translating into MSQFENSVFQNMMVGEFAGEGDLIQLITDEEDDAQGKEVFEDEIPILSVRNTVLFPGVVIPITVGRQRSIRLVKKAQKGNKLIGVCAQINPNIDDPGWEDIYQIGTLAKIIKMIVLPDGNTTIIIQGKKRFQISEQITDDPYFIAKAEYLEENFPKSSKKIQALEESLKESATRILHLNPEIPREAQVALDNIDNTPFLTHFLSSNINAPVEAKQRLLEINDGVERATLLLEFMMKDIQMLELKSEIQKKVHTDIDQQQRDYFLRQQMKVLQTELGDEGPEKEVEDLRLRGAKKNWPEEVKKHFEKELDKVLRINPSAAEYPIALNYAETMVDLPWNEFTQDNFDLNHAKKVLDSDHFGLEKVKERIIEYLAVLKLKNDLKGPILCLYGPPGVGKTSLGKSVAAALGRKYVRMSLGGMHDEAEIRGHRKTYVGAMPGKIIQNMKKVKISNPVYVLDEIDKLSSDFRGDPSSAFLEVLDPEQNSAFLDNYLEVEYDLSKVLFIATANSLDSIQPALRDRMEIIEVTGYTQEEKVEIAKRHLVPKQRKEHGLKAKQISFDKAALVKIIEDYTRESGVRNLERAIGKVVRNIAKSIAMEEEYSPKITATAVRKILGSEMFDKESYTDNNTAGVVTGLAWTSVGGEILFIETSLSRGKGKLTLSGQLGEVMKESAITALSYLKSKAEKLGIDHRVFDQYDLHIHVPAGAVPKDGPSAGITMLTAMASVFTQRKVKAKIAMTGEISLIGKVMPVGGIKEKILAAKRAGIKEIILCHKNRRDIEEIDEQYVKGVDFHFVNRVEEVLEIALLKAKVDDPLKFNLQPENSKDND; encoded by the coding sequence ATGAGCCAATTCGAAAATTCTGTGTTTCAAAACATGATGGTCGGTGAATTTGCCGGCGAGGGAGACCTGATCCAGCTAATAACCGATGAAGAGGATGATGCGCAGGGAAAGGAAGTTTTTGAAGATGAGATCCCCATTCTTTCAGTCAGAAACACGGTGCTTTTCCCTGGCGTGGTCATTCCTATCACTGTAGGAAGACAACGATCTATACGTCTTGTAAAAAAAGCACAAAAAGGAAATAAACTGATAGGGGTCTGTGCCCAGATCAATCCGAATATTGATGACCCTGGCTGGGAGGATATCTATCAAATAGGCACGCTTGCCAAAATCATTAAAATGATCGTGTTGCCTGATGGAAACACCACCATTATAATCCAGGGGAAAAAGCGTTTCCAGATCAGTGAACAGATCACCGATGATCCATACTTCATTGCCAAAGCTGAGTATTTGGAAGAAAATTTCCCCAAAAGCTCCAAAAAAATCCAGGCATTGGAAGAGTCATTGAAGGAGTCTGCAACCCGGATTCTTCATCTAAATCCTGAGATCCCTAGAGAGGCTCAGGTGGCCCTGGATAATATTGACAATACCCCGTTTTTGACGCATTTCCTGTCCTCCAATATCAACGCTCCAGTTGAGGCAAAGCAGCGTCTGCTGGAAATCAATGATGGGGTAGAGCGGGCTACACTTTTGCTGGAATTTATGATGAAGGATATCCAGATGCTGGAGCTGAAATCTGAGATTCAAAAGAAAGTGCATACGGATATTGACCAGCAACAGCGGGATTATTTCCTTCGGCAGCAGATGAAAGTCCTTCAGACCGAGCTTGGGGACGAGGGGCCTGAAAAAGAAGTGGAAGACCTGAGACTCCGTGGAGCCAAGAAGAACTGGCCGGAAGAAGTAAAGAAGCATTTTGAAAAGGAACTGGACAAAGTGCTCAGAATCAACCCTTCCGCTGCCGAATATCCAATAGCCCTGAACTATGCCGAAACCATGGTGGATTTGCCATGGAATGAATTTACCCAGGATAATTTTGACCTGAACCATGCCAAGAAGGTATTGGACAGCGATCATTTTGGATTGGAAAAAGTCAAAGAGAGGATCATTGAATACTTGGCGGTTCTGAAATTGAAGAATGATCTTAAAGGCCCGATTCTATGTCTCTACGGCCCTCCTGGTGTTGGTAAAACCTCCTTGGGTAAATCTGTAGCAGCAGCTTTGGGAAGAAAATACGTGCGTATGTCCTTGGGTGGGATGCATGACGAGGCAGAGATCAGAGGTCATCGCAAGACCTACGTAGGAGCCATGCCAGGTAAGATCATCCAAAATATGAAAAAGGTAAAAATCTCAAATCCGGTATATGTGTTGGATGAGATTGATAAACTTTCTTCTGATTTCAGGGGAGATCCTTCGTCCGCGTTCCTGGAAGTACTGGACCCAGAGCAAAACAGCGCTTTCCTTGATAACTACCTTGAGGTGGAATATGATTTGAGCAAGGTGCTTTTCATTGCTACCGCGAATTCCTTGGATAGCATTCAGCCTGCCCTGCGGGACAGAATGGAAATCATAGAAGTGACGGGTTACACCCAGGAAGAAAAAGTGGAAATCGCCAAGCGTCATTTAGTGCCAAAACAGCGAAAGGAACATGGGCTGAAAGCAAAGCAGATCAGCTTTGACAAGGCAGCATTGGTGAAAATAATAGAGGATTATACCCGGGAATCCGGTGTGCGGAATCTGGAAAGAGCTATAGGAAAAGTAGTCCGAAATATAGCCAAGTCTATAGCAATGGAGGAGGAATACAGTCCCAAGATCACAGCCACAGCAGTACGTAAAATCCTGGGGTCTGAGATGTTTGATAAGGAATCTTATACTGACAATAATACTGCCGGTGTTGTCACGGGATTGGCGTGGACCAGTGTGGGCGGTGAAATCCTCTTTATAGAAACCAGTTTAAGCCGTGGCAAAGGCAAGCTTACCTTGTCGGGACAACTTGGTGAAGTCATGAAAGAATCCGCAATCACGGCTTTGTCTTATCTGAAATCCAAAGCAGAGAAACTGGGTATCGATCACAGGGTCTTTGATCAATACGACCTTCATATACACGTACCGGCAGGTGCGGTGCCTAAAGATGGCCCATCGGCGGGTATTACTATGCTGACAGCAATGGCTTCTGTCTTTACCCAGCGAAAAGTAAAAGCTAAAATAGCCATGACTGGAGAAATCAGTCTGATAGGAAAAGTAATGCCTGTAGGAGGAATTAAAGAAAAGATCCTAGCGGCCAAGCGTGCGGGGATCAAGGAAATAATTCTTTGTCATAAAAACAGACGGGATATCGAAGAAATCGACGAGCAGTACGTTAAAGGTGTGGACTTCCATTTTGTGAATAGAGTAGAGGAGGTGCTGGAAATAGCGCTTTTGAAAGCTAAGGTGGATGACCCGTTGAAGTTTAATTTACAGCCTGAAAACTCGAAAGACAACGATTAG
- the hslU gene encoding ATP-dependent protease ATPase subunit HslU, translated as MEKILSLTPRQIVAELDKYIIGQHDAKRNVAIALRNRIRRLLVKTDIQKDIVPNNILMIGSTGVGKTEIARRLAKVAHAPFTKVEASKFTEVGYVGRDVESMVRDLVEQSVALVREQKNEAVKEKAAEAVEEIILDILIPPVKNAGFTRAIPVKNEEDSEPSNDEELNERTRERFREKLRDGELDERKIEINVKAGSPMGVGMIGNGMMDDASMAGLQDMISNMMPKKVKKRKVSISEARKILLEEEMSKLVDFEEVKEEAIKLAENNGIIFIDEIDKIASKSGKNGGGPDVSREGVQRDLLPIVEGSAVNTKYGVINTDHVLFIAAGAFHVAKPSDLIPELQGRFPIRVELQSLTQEDFSRILREPKNALTKQYQALFESEEVYLEFNDESIEEIARLAFLINQEVENIGARRLHTVMSHLLNDFLFEVPDTITANSKIMVTKEMVQDRLSSLVQNRDLSQYIL; from the coding sequence ATGGAAAAAATACTTTCACTTACTCCGAGACAGATTGTCGCTGAGTTGGACAAATATATTATTGGACAGCACGATGCAAAGCGCAACGTGGCTATTGCACTGAGAAACAGAATCCGAAGATTGCTCGTGAAGACCGATATCCAGAAAGATATCGTTCCGAATAACATTCTGATGATAGGCTCCACCGGTGTGGGTAAAACTGAGATTGCCAGAAGGCTGGCAAAAGTAGCCCATGCGCCTTTCACCAAAGTAGAAGCATCCAAGTTTACCGAAGTAGGCTACGTAGGTAGGGATGTAGAGAGCATGGTGAGAGACCTGGTAGAGCAATCTGTCGCGCTGGTCAGAGAGCAAAAAAATGAGGCTGTAAAAGAAAAAGCCGCTGAGGCAGTCGAAGAAATTATTCTGGATATACTGATCCCTCCGGTAAAGAATGCCGGTTTTACCCGTGCTATTCCAGTTAAAAACGAAGAGGATTCTGAGCCAAGCAATGATGAGGAACTGAATGAAAGAACCCGTGAGCGATTTAGGGAGAAGCTTCGTGATGGAGAATTGGATGAGCGCAAAATAGAAATCAACGTGAAGGCAGGCTCCCCAATGGGAGTAGGCATGATCGGAAACGGGATGATGGATGATGCCAGTATGGCAGGCCTCCAGGATATGATTTCCAATATGATGCCTAAAAAGGTGAAGAAACGCAAAGTGAGTATTTCTGAAGCGCGGAAGATACTGCTGGAAGAAGAAATGTCCAAGTTGGTGGATTTCGAAGAAGTGAAAGAAGAGGCAATCAAACTGGCTGAGAATAACGGCATCATCTTCATCGATGAGATAGACAAGATCGCTTCCAAATCAGGTAAGAACGGTGGTGGCCCCGACGTGAGCCGTGAAGGTGTACAGCGTGATCTACTTCCTATAGTAGAGGGATCTGCCGTCAATACCAAGTACGGAGTGATCAATACTGACCATGTTTTGTTTATCGCAGCAGGTGCATTTCACGTAGCTAAGCCCTCAGATTTGATTCCGGAACTTCAAGGTAGATTCCCTATCCGGGTGGAGCTGCAAAGCCTGACCCAAGAGGACTTTTCCAGGATTTTGCGGGAACCTAAGAATGCGCTTACCAAGCAATATCAGGCACTGTTTGAGTCGGAGGAAGTTTACCTGGAATTCAATGATGAATCCATTGAGGAAATCGCCAGACTGGCTTTTTTGATCAACCAGGAAGTGGAAAATATAGGCGCAAGGAGGCTTCATACTGTCATGAGCCACCTGCTCAATGATTTCCTGTTTGAGGTGCCGGACACCATTACTGCCAATTCCAAAATCATGGTTACCAAAGAAATGGTGCAGGATAGATTAAGCTCACTGGTACAAAACAGGGATCTTTCCCAGTATATTCTTTAG
- a CDS encoding SDR family NAD(P)-dependent oxidoreductase yields the protein MKRSLLILTGHSKGLGRAILNTYLQKDNYKIIAISRTKLGLAHPNLLEISIDLGDLDTLENKLPEIFPPGDYEEVVLINNAGWIGEVKPVGAFQAKQMRTQVNVNLLAPMYLTNAFVAAYKDSNAKKIICNISSGASSRPVAGWAGYCSTKAAIAMFTQVAEKEYENSQFRFFSLAPGIVDTEMQDEIRKAEESDFPDLARFKKYKAAGELSSPEEVAAKIFYLLDHAEDFEGVIQDVRAFDLP from the coding sequence ATGAAGCGATCACTTCTTATTCTTACAGGCCATAGCAAAGGGTTGGGGCGGGCAATTTTGAATACTTATCTGCAAAAGGATAACTATAAAATCATTGCTATTTCCAGAACTAAGCTTGGGTTGGCGCATCCAAATCTCCTTGAAATCAGTATTGACCTTGGGGATTTGGATACGTTAGAGAATAAACTCCCGGAAATTTTCCCTCCCGGAGATTACGAAGAGGTAGTCTTGATCAATAATGCGGGCTGGATAGGTGAGGTAAAACCTGTTGGAGCATTCCAGGCCAAGCAAATGAGAACACAAGTCAATGTAAATCTTTTGGCTCCCATGTATTTAACAAATGCTTTTGTGGCAGCGTATAAAGATAGTAATGCCAAAAAGATCATTTGTAATATCAGCTCCGGAGCGTCTTCCAGACCTGTGGCAGGATGGGCTGGATATTGCAGTACCAAAGCTGCCATTGCCATGTTTACTCAAGTGGCTGAGAAAGAGTATGAAAACTCCCAGTTCAGGTTTTTTAGCCTAGCGCCTGGAATTGTAGATACAGAGATGCAGGATGAAATCAGGAAGGCAGAAGAATCTGATTTTCCTGATTTAGCGCGTTTTAAGAAGTACAAAGCAGCTGGGGAGCTTTCATCTCCTGAAGAGGTGGCTGCCAAGATCTTTTATTTATTGGATCATGCAGAGGATTTTGAAGGAGTGATTCAGGATGTAAGAGCTTTTGATTTGCCTTGA
- a CDS encoding histidine phosphatase family protein produces the protein MKKIILVRHGKSAWDNPLLADHDRPLAERGLRDVPVMGFRLIQRGISPDLILSSTATRAAQTAKKISKVLDLDQAKLVYQKSLYHASAGTLLKLVQGLDDSYSLVFLVGHNPGMNDLIEVLGGNIDNLPTSGQYGFLADTDQWAKLSPNNSRTWFFDYPKKP, from the coding sequence ATGAAGAAAATAATTTTGGTTAGACATGGAAAATCAGCGTGGGACAACCCTCTTTTGGCGGATCACGATAGACCATTGGCAGAAAGGGGCTTGAGGGATGTGCCAGTTATGGGGTTCAGGCTAATACAAAGAGGAATTTCTCCTGACCTTATTCTCAGTTCTACAGCAACACGCGCTGCCCAGACTGCTAAAAAAATATCCAAAGTACTTGATCTGGACCAAGCTAAATTAGTCTATCAAAAATCCTTGTACCATGCTTCTGCTGGTACCCTCCTGAAACTGGTTCAAGGCCTGGATGATTCCTACAGTTTGGTTTTTTTGGTAGGGCACAATCCGGGCATGAATGACTTAATTGAAGTTTTAGGTGGGAACATTGACAATCTGCCTACCTCCGGTCAATATGGATTTCTAGCAGATACAGACCAATGGGCAAAGCTCTCTCCAAATAATTCCAGGACTTGGTTCTTTGACTACCCTAAAAAACCATGA
- a CDS encoding cold-shock protein: protein MFTGTVKFYNEAKGFGFIVDDESQSEVFVHATGLVDQVAQNDKVTYDVKDGKKGPNAVNVKRA, encoded by the coding sequence ATGTTTACCGGAACAGTAAAATTTTACAATGAAGCCAAAGGGTTTGGATTTATCGTTGACGATGAATCCCAAAGCGAAGTATTCGTACACGCTACCGGGTTGGTGGACCAAGTCGCACAGAATGACAAAGTAACTTATGACGTCAAAGATGGCAAAAAAGGCCCGAATGCGGTCAATGTCAAAAGAGCCTGA
- a CDS encoding mechanosensitive ion channel domain-containing protein: MKYYLLVLLIFFSFLHSSIGQETSTSNSSPPPPNTSITAIDTLFTFSDTINTPPKATKSPGAVLTQMINKAQRYAYDLSELSIQLAESLDTLEMYDRLPYINQLASRIKSQTEEDADYLNHRYLIGMENLVSTAGDMNNEYQRKIQERVDNLSQAGEKLHKIKADSLFQMTLRDTSLIPSINHEFKLLKESLRKVDSIYLQQEILTARYQAKVSENAMVFLALKQYLNQTKKRLDRQYWTKEINYLWEPINYPKLATLSSATNASFQLNFNLMKAYVERTKYTFLICSILLILSYWKIKSTLKIIASQKEFATLIFDRVKYFKRHTFSSTLLILLPIFLIIFQKPPLVFISLLSLFMVIASSFLIKEQFGAYFNKLWFAFLLPYLILAISGLNWKAMYQERWFILLSSLIFIGMGILLLKYVMKIKDKHHNFLKYLAIFLILIETFALFSNMFGRFNLSKTYAVTGVVLFYRAIGLYLFVNVFLEAIYLFIEHSKKESDVFTSYFDFQDLQKRTKGILYAFAITSWIYGVFWHLGFFDETYAWVSEFLLKDRTLGATVFQFGSILLFGIILYISTFLANNIAYFASVKDQKTAISRKQRLGSSVLLIRLAVLIIGFFIGMTAAKIPLDKVAIVLGALSVGIGFGLQTIINNLVSGIILAFERPIQIGDEIQVGMNAGTVKDVGIRASKIQAYDGSEIVVPNGDLLSQSLINWTLSDKKRRVELIIGVGYGSDMKLVKSVLEEVLKGERIMKAPSPRVYMQTFNESSVDFRVLFWVESMDIWVDVRAEVMSTIFEKFAEYSIEIPFPKRDLYLKSIPSNWQENISRPGEDISPERLDADQNNDPGDKNKNSSEGKPPEE, from the coding sequence ATGAAGTACTATTTACTCGTCTTGTTGATCTTCTTTTCTTTTCTCCACAGTAGTATCGGACAAGAGACAAGTACATCCAACAGTTCCCCGCCGCCCCCCAATACATCCATAACTGCGATAGATACACTCTTCACATTCAGTGACACCATCAACACCCCTCCGAAAGCCACAAAGTCCCCCGGAGCGGTGCTTACGCAAATGATCAATAAAGCCCAGCGGTATGCGTACGACTTAAGCGAGCTCAGCATACAGTTAGCTGAATCTCTGGACACCCTGGAAATGTATGACAGACTACCCTACATCAATCAACTGGCCAGTAGAATAAAGTCCCAGACAGAAGAAGACGCAGACTACCTGAACCACCGCTATTTGATAGGAATGGAGAACCTGGTTTCCACAGCGGGAGACATGAATAATGAGTACCAGAGAAAAATTCAAGAACGGGTTGACAACCTCTCACAAGCGGGGGAAAAACTACATAAAATAAAAGCGGACTCACTTTTTCAGATGACCCTTCGAGACACCTCCCTGATACCGTCTATTAACCACGAATTCAAATTACTCAAGGAATCCTTAAGGAAAGTAGATAGCATTTATCTACAACAAGAAATTCTGACTGCGCGCTATCAGGCAAAGGTATCTGAAAACGCTATGGTTTTTCTTGCGCTGAAGCAGTACTTGAACCAAACCAAAAAAAGACTGGATAGACAATATTGGACAAAAGAGATCAATTACCTATGGGAACCCATCAACTATCCCAAACTCGCAACGCTATCTTCGGCAACAAATGCTTCTTTCCAGCTCAACTTCAACTTGATGAAGGCGTATGTTGAGCGCACAAAATACACGTTTCTTATCTGTAGCATATTGCTGATTCTCTCTTATTGGAAAATCAAATCAACCCTCAAAATTATAGCTAGCCAAAAGGAGTTTGCCACACTAATATTCGACCGGGTAAAATACTTCAAGCGACATACCTTCTCTTCCACGTTACTGATCCTTCTACCTATATTTTTAATAATTTTCCAAAAGCCTCCATTAGTATTTATATCCTTACTATCCCTTTTTATGGTGATAGCTTCGAGTTTTCTGATCAAAGAACAATTTGGCGCCTACTTCAACAAACTATGGTTTGCCTTTTTGCTGCCCTACCTGATTTTGGCCATTAGTGGCTTGAATTGGAAGGCGATGTATCAGGAGAGATGGTTTATCCTGCTTTCCTCTCTGATTTTTATTGGAATGGGGATTTTGCTTCTCAAGTATGTCATGAAGATCAAGGACAAGCATCATAACTTCCTAAAGTACCTTGCCATTTTTCTGATTCTTATCGAAACTTTCGCCCTCTTTAGCAATATGTTTGGACGCTTTAATCTATCCAAAACCTATGCGGTCACTGGCGTTGTTCTTTTTTATAGGGCAATCGGCTTATACCTATTTGTCAACGTATTTCTGGAAGCTATTTATCTATTTATAGAACATAGTAAAAAAGAAAGCGATGTATTCACCTCCTATTTTGATTTTCAGGATCTGCAGAAGCGCACAAAAGGTATTCTTTATGCTTTTGCCATTACCAGCTGGATTTACGGGGTGTTTTGGCATCTGGGTTTTTTCGATGAAACATATGCCTGGGTCTCAGAATTTCTATTAAAGGACAGGACGCTGGGGGCGACCGTTTTTCAGTTCGGGAGCATTCTTCTGTTTGGGATAATTCTATATATCTCCACCTTTCTCGCTAATAACATAGCCTATTTTGCCTCCGTAAAAGATCAAAAAACAGCAATATCCAGAAAACAGCGATTGGGGAGTTCTGTGCTCTTGATTCGCCTAGCTGTGCTTATCATCGGCTTTTTCATAGGCATGACTGCTGCCAAGATCCCACTGGACAAAGTCGCTATCGTACTGGGAGCCTTATCGGTAGGCATAGGTTTTGGCTTACAGACGATTATCAACAACCTGGTATCGGGTATCATCCTTGCTTTCGAGCGTCCTATTCAGATCGGTGATGAAATCCAGGTAGGTATGAATGCCGGCACTGTAAAAGATGTGGGTATCAGGGCCAGTAAAATCCAGGCCTATGATGGTTCTGAAATCGTAGTGCCAAATGGTGATTTGCTCTCGCAAAGCTTAATTAATTGGACTCTTTCAGATAAAAAGAGAAGAGTGGAGCTGATTATCGGAGTGGGCTACGGTTCAGATATGAAGTTAGTCAAATCCGTTTTGGAAGAGGTATTGAAAGGCGAACGAATCATGAAGGCCCCATCCCCACGTGTATATATGCAGACTTTCAATGAAAGCTCGGTGGATTTTCGGGTATTATTCTGGGTAGAAAGTATGGACATCTGGGTGGATGTACGGGCAGAAGTGATGTCTACAATTTTTGAAAAATTCGCTGAATACTCCATTGAAATCCCATTTCCGAAAAGAGACCTTTATTTAAAATCCATCCCATCCAATTGGCAAGAAAATATTTCTAGGCCTGGCGAAGACATCAGCCCTGAACGACTAGATGCGGATCAAAACAATGATCCAGGGGATAAAAACAAAAACTCCTCTGAAGGTAAGCCTCCAGAGGAATGA